A region from the Vicia villosa cultivar HV-30 ecotype Madison, WI linkage group LG3, Vvil1.0, whole genome shotgun sequence genome encodes:
- the LOC131661521 gene encoding OVARIAN TUMOR DOMAIN-containing deubiquitinating enzyme 4-like yields the protein MVQVMLKSERSPYSNLPIIRIPGDGRCMFRSVVYGACLRTGDPPPSLTKQKELADELRAKVVDEFIKRRRDTEWFLEGDFNTYTMQMRKSQVWGGEPELLMSSHVLQMPITVVMQDMKSNNLKIIAEYGQEYGKEKPIRVIYDGYGHYDVLKCST from the exons ATGGTTCAAGTGATGCTGAAATCAGAAAGATCGCCCTATAGCAACCTTCCGATAATTC GAATACCAGGTGATGGTAGATGTATGTTTAGATCAGTGGTCTATGGTGCCTGCCTCAGAACAGGAGACCCACCTCCAAGTCTCACCAAGCAAAAAGAACTTGCAGATGAACTCAGAGCTAAA GTTGTGGATGAATTCATCAAGAGGAGAAGAGACACTGAATG GTTTCTTGAGGGTGACTTTAACACCTATACAATGCAAATGAGAAAGTCTCAAGTATGGGGAGGAGAGCCTGAACTTCTCATGTCATCACATGTTTTACA GATGCCTATAACAGTGGTGATGCAGGATATGAAATCCAATAACCTTAAAATTATAGCCGAATATGGCCAAGAGTATGGAAAGGAGAAGCCTATTAGAGTTATATATGATGGTTATGGGCACTATGATGTATTGAAATGTTCAACATGA